A single genomic interval of Spirosoma linguale DSM 74 harbors:
- a CDS encoding Stress responsive alpha-beta barrel domain protein (PFAM: Stress responsive alpha-beta barrel domain protein), with translation MNAKSKGYTLIVVLLCAFALTIYGAYSPARKAQKQQIVCVKFKKGVENAAVEQHMNGFATLKHEIPQIVGYTSGKTILPNQAVSEYDVVHYLTFQSEADIKTFENSAAYKQFIKENQVIWEKTLTVNADIRQ, from the coding sequence ATGAATGCCAAGTCTAAGGGATATACCCTAATCGTTGTGTTACTCTGTGCTTTTGCTTTAACAATCTACGGTGCTTACTCACCTGCCAGAAAAGCTCAGAAACAGCAAATTGTGTGTGTAAAATTCAAAAAAGGGGTTGAAAATGCAGCAGTTGAGCAGCATATGAATGGTTTTGCGACCCTAAAGCACGAAATTCCACAGATCGTTGGTTACACGTCCGGCAAGACCATTTTGCCAAATCAGGCTGTTTCTGAGTATGACGTTGTGCATTATCTTACGTTTCAATCGGAAGCCGATATAAAAACTTTTGAGAACAGCGCAGCATACAAGCAATTCATTAAAGAAAACCAGGTTATCTGGGAAAAAACGTTGACAGTCAACGCCGACATTCGGCAGTAA
- a CDS encoding ribosomal protein S20 (TIGRFAM: ribosomal protein S20~PFAM: ribosomal protein S20~KEGG: bgl:bglu_1g29160 30S ribosomal protein S20) produces the protein MANHKSSKKAIRSSAKKRLLNRYQHVTTRNMVKKLRTTTDHAMAVELYKAVSSALDKLAKRNIIHKNKASNNKSKLARLVNGLKTAQA, from the coding sequence ATGGCAAATCACAAGTCATCAAAAAAAGCAATCCGGTCGAGTGCCAAGAAGCGCCTGTTGAACCGCTATCAGCACGTTACGACCCGGAACATGGTGAAAAAACTCCGTACCACAACCGACCACGCAATGGCCGTTGAACTGTATAAAGCTGTTTCTTCTGCTTTAGACAAACTCGCCAAGCGCAATATCATTCACAAGAACAAAGCCTCTAATAACAAGTCGAAACTGGCTCGTTTGGTGAACGGTTTGAAAACCGCTCAGGCTTAG
- a CDS encoding DNA repair protein RadC (TIGRFAM: DNA repair protein RadC~PFAM: DNA repair protein RadC~KEGG: gbm:Gbem_3784 DNA repair protein RadC), translating into MSYQNSGTIQSWAEEDRPREKLMLKGKAALSEAELIAILLNSGTVDLTAVDVAKIILKSVNNNLNDLAKLSIKDLSKFRGIGEARAITIIAALELGRRRKEQDRPQRARVTCSRDAYNEMIPHLIDKPHEEFWILLMNRANEILRPVQISTGGVSGTIADPKLIFKQAIEYLASSMILFHNHPSGNLTPSQADKDLTRKLKDAGRLLDIPVLDHLIFTDKAYYSFADEGIL; encoded by the coding sequence ATGTCCTACCAAAACTCCGGTACCATTCAGAGCTGGGCCGAAGAAGACCGCCCGCGGGAAAAACTCATGCTAAAGGGCAAGGCCGCCCTGTCTGAAGCCGAATTGATCGCCATTCTGCTCAACTCCGGTACGGTAGACCTGACGGCCGTAGACGTAGCCAAAATCATTCTTAAGAGCGTTAATAATAACCTGAACGACCTGGCGAAGCTTAGCATCAAAGATCTGTCGAAATTTAGAGGCATTGGCGAAGCACGAGCCATTACCATAATAGCGGCCCTTGAACTGGGACGTCGCCGGAAGGAACAAGACCGGCCCCAACGGGCGCGGGTTACCTGCTCGCGGGATGCGTATAATGAGATGATACCGCACCTGATTGACAAACCCCACGAAGAATTCTGGATTTTGCTGATGAACCGCGCCAATGAGATTCTGCGTCCCGTTCAAATCAGTACCGGCGGTGTTTCAGGCACTATTGCCGACCCGAAGTTAATTTTTAAACAGGCCATCGAATATCTGGCCTCGTCGATGATTCTGTTCCACAATCATCCATCGGGAAACCTGACACCCTCCCAGGCCGACAAAGATTTGACCCGAAAGCTAAAAGATGCCGGACGCTTGCTGGATATCCCCGTTCTCGACCATCTGATTTTTACGGATAAAGCCTACTACAGCTTTGCCGACGAAGGGATTTTATAA